From Magnolia sinica isolate HGM2019 chromosome 13, MsV1, whole genome shotgun sequence, one genomic window encodes:
- the LOC131222540 gene encoding uncharacterized protein LOC131222540: MEEEKMEESSGGSPCWSAATNWTVADGSLQNSISFESPVFPIPEEKEVKNAVLTKDQLILQPPPSDSAPCEINVTFTQRHEARQVYVRSTARVFEIYYATEQQSGNEYLCTVRCGVAAREGEILHTGNGGEAIAELQDGNGKAMELPKEITQSSSSSSNDEDGWVEVKVPDSPLNGTTNPMSNKIDGKTDRKTQDYYEATAEITDASPCISIIIRLLSLQVKGCVFVEEIYIFADPVESTDSDHQAGPSQNSAGSNLLAMLVPSLLQLSKSRQERIQDRHVHDTGEARKLQDGGLKATELISPEMGRVVQQGTPSNTADPRVMTMKELSGDTAECEQLGSGRQIPGAENIPESEFVSSIGKNNHLDRMLDQLDTRMGRIEAFCARFEENMLKPLSCMAMRLEQLEQKLDALALRSQPSTSFSCSRFAAPEFSFGDSESNDASESMQKDLSVEKPSSINDNATASVTFVPELRPCLIVTAPEFSNDDDDGDRNCGDSSESVTKDHTAPEFSKDADGDEKCGETSESVMKDHCMNKPSLSIDDALALALSAFISSASTQPPKLIPTLIVKAPEFANEDDSNEELLSPSAGVSCEGSENPSINCCRSDGIDGSCSTKHVSTSPVRVSCKGSENPRIDCCVNDGIDGLGSTKCVSPSQEGEICEHHMKWLKDSPAKALSSARFIFEGAENPKDSESTLCNSQDSNIQEHHHMKWANDSPTKTAANVDVTQNQLHMGGVEDSCEDTSRNRISAQDWDDIQQADGGNAETTANGAVSFKEGTESTHQTNRSSADAVKGTSPGQFYEEQNNDCDRDATNNGDITRSGSTTGVQLQNEGHDEAGLENELTQASKPAVDFNLPILDVKFTSQENCSSRLTLEYLLGDLLEKEMQDSGVGDAYDDAYATTVQQNHMVSFDGSGSKDPAVINQFLELEDLSVEDVASCTNGEELQDHSAMVNQEPFSGLI, translated from the exons TCACTTTCACACAAAGGCATGAAGCCCGTCAGGTCTATGTGCGCAGCACAGCTCGAGTTTTTGAGATATATTATGCAACCGAACAGCAGAGCGGTAATGAGTACCTTTGTACTGTACGCTGTGGTGTTGCTGCAAGAGAAGGCGAGATACTTCATACAGGCAATGGTGGAGAAGCCATTGCTGAACTCCAGGATGGCAATGGTAAAGCCATGGAGCTTCCAAAAGAGATAACTCAGAGCAGCAGCAGTAGTAGTAACGACGAAGATGGTTGGGTAGAAGTGAAGGTCCCTGATTCTCCTCTCAATGGCACAACCAATCCCATGTCTAATAAAATTGATGGAAAAACTGACAGAAAAACTCAG GATTACTACGAGGCAACCGCAGAGATTACTGATGCAAGTCCTTGCATCTCCATCATAATTCGGTTGCTCTCCCTTCAGGTCAAGGGATGCGTTTTCGTAGAAGAGATTTACATATTTGCCGACCCAGTTGAATCCACCGATTCAGACCATCAGGCGGGTCCTTCACAAAACTCTGCCGGAAGTAATTTACTCGCCATGCTTGTTCCTAGTCTTCTGCAATTATCTAAATCAAggcaggaaagaatccaagatagGCATGTTCATGATACTGGGGAAGCACGGAAATTACAAGATGGTGGGTTGAAAGCAACTGAATTGATCAGTCCAGAAATGGGGAGGGTGGTTCAGCAAGGAACACCTTCCAACACTGCAGATCCAAGGGTAATGACAATGAAAGAACTGAGTGGTGACACTGCAGAATGCGAGCAATTAGGATCTGGTAGGCAGATACCTGGCGCAGAGAACATACCCGAGTCCGAGTTTGTTTCTTCCATTGGAAAGAACAATCATTTAGATAGAATGTTGGATCAGCTTGATACCCGAATGGGAAGAATAGAGGCCTTCTGTGCAAGGTTTGAAGAAAACATGCTGAAGCCCCTTAGCTGCATGGCAATGAGGCTTGAGCAGCTGGAGCAGAAACTGGATGCACTCGCTCTGAGATCCCAACCCTCCACATCATTCTCCTGTTCAAGGTTTGCAGCTCCCGAATTTTCATTCGGTGATTCTGAATCCAACGATGCTTCAGAATCAATGCAGAAGGATCTCTCTGTCGAGAAACCATCTTCAATCAATGATAATGCTACTGCTTCAGTGACATTTGTGCCTGAGCTGCGCCCCTGTTTGATAGTTACTGCACCCGAGTTCTCAAACGATGATGACGATGGTGATAGAAACTGTGGTGACAGTTCAGAGTCTGTGACGAAAGACCATACTGCCCCTGAATTTTCAAAAGACGCTGATGGTGATGAGAAATGTGGGGAGACTTCAGAGTCTGTAATGAAGGATCACTGCATGAATAAGCCATCTTTATCCATCGATGATGCGTTGGCTTTGGCCCTTTCTGCATTCATATCGTCAGCTTCAACTCAACCTCCCAAACTTATCCCTACTTTGATTGTTAAGGCTCCTGAGTTTGCAAATGAAGATGATAGTAATGAGGAATTGCTTTCACCCTCTGCTGGGGTTTCATGTGAAGGATCTGAAAATCCCAGCATCAATTGCTGCAGGAGTGACGGAATAGATGGTTCCTGTTCAACTAAACACGTCTCCACTTCTCCTGTTAGGGTTTCATGCAAAGGATCTGAAAATCCCCGCATTGATTGCTGTGTGAACGATGGAATAGACGGTTTGGGTTCAACTAAATGTGTCTCCCCTTCTCAAGAGGGTGAGATATGCGAGCATCATATGAAATGGTTGAAAGACAGCCCTGCAAAGGCTTTGAGTTCTGCTAGATTCATATTTGAAGGAGCTGAGAATCCAAAAGATTCAGAGTCTACTCTCTGCAATTCTCAAGACAGCAATATACAAGAGCATCATCACATGAAGTGGGCCAACGACAGCCCAACAAAGACAGCTGCAAACGTCGATGTGACACAGAACCAGCTTCACATGGGAGGGGTTGAAGACAGCTGTGAAGATACCAGCAGGAACAGAATTTCTGCACAAGACTGGGATGACATACAACAGGCTGATGGTGGCAATGCGGAGACAACTGCTAATGGAGCTGTCTCATTCAAGGAAGGTACTGAAAGCACCCATCAGACCAACAGAAGCAGTGCTGATGCCGTGAAAGGAACCTCTCCAGGTCAGTTCTATGAGGAGCAGAACAATGACTGTGACAGAGATGCCACTAACAATGGAGATATCACCCGCAGCGGTTCCACCACAGGTGTCCAGCTTCAAAATGAAGGCCATGATGAAGCTGGTTTGGAGAATGAACTGACCCAGGCATCAAAACCTGCAGTGGATTTCAATCTTCCCATCTTGGATGTGAAGTTCACGTCACAGGAAAACTGCAGCAGCAGGTTGACCCTTGAATATCTTCTAGGCGACCTTCTGGAAAAGGAAATGCAGGATTCTGGTGTTGGGGATGCCTATGATGATGCCTATGCTACTACTGTCCAACAAAATCACATGGTCTCATTTGATGGATCTGGGTCGAAAGATCCTGCAGTAATCAATCAGTTTCTGGAGCTGGAGGATCTTTCAGTGGAAGATGTAGCTTCATGTACTAATGGTGAAGAGTTACAAGACCATTCAGCAATGGTGAACCAAGAACCATTCTCCGGCCTcatatga